A stretch of DNA from Spirosoma endbachense:
CTGACTTATCCCGTTTGGCAGGAAGGTAAAGTCCAACTGGACCGGTCGGGGAAAGAAATTAATTGCCGGTTAGCTTATAATCTGGTAACCAGTGAAATTTTGTGTCAGTTTGCCGGAGATTCGACGGTCAAGATTATTACGCCGGAACTATTCACAATCAAAGGAATTGAGTTTGTTCGCCAGCAGAGTAGTCTGGCGGGGATCAATTATTACCAGTATGCATCGATCGTTCACAACGGGCCGACGAAATTACTTAAAAGCTTAACGAAGCGGCTTGAGCCGATGAATAATTCCGAAATTATAAACAATAAACACAATAAGGATATTCTTAACTCCAGCATTTATCGAACTCAAACTAACTATTACATTCAGAAAGCAGCCGCCCGGCCCGACCTGATTAGCTTATCCAAAAAATCGCTTCTCGATGTGTTCTATGAGCAATCGGAAAAAATAGCGGCAAAAATTCCTGATAAGAACCTGACTTTATTCGAGGTAGTCGAAATCATTAACTATTACGATTCCCTGATGGCCGTAGCCCGGACAGCAACGTATCCATTGAGTCAGAATCCTTTATTTAATCAACTACTCCATTCCAAGATCAGTTATCCAAACTGGGTTGGTAATCAGGGAATTTATGGGCGCGTTTATGCGGGATTCGAAATCGATTCACTGGGCAAAGTTAGCCGTGTTGCCATCCTTAGCCCAGACAATGCCGGATTTGGATTTGCCCAACTCGTGCAAAATGCACTTGAAAAACTGCCCAATCTCGATCCAACCTATATCGGGAACTATGTGCTCCCCGTTACGTTCACCTTCACCAATTCCTACGAACAGGCAGGTCCACATATTCCTATTAATCGATTGTCTGCCGACCGAGTTGGCGATCGTATTGTTTTAGAGGAATTTGTTGTCCCTTATGTTGTTTCAAAAAAAGGCATTACCGGCAAAGAAGTTTGGGGCTATTACAGGTAAAAATCAGCGCGTTATAACCTTTATCTAGCCGAAGCCGTTATTACCCCACCCGCAGGAAGTATCTTTATTTTCAAGCCAAAATCTTTGCCTTTTGAGACATCTTTCAAGGTAATTGTTTCTCCTTTTGGACCAGTCCAGACTGTTCCGCCATTGCCCGGCTTCGAGGCACCATACCTGGCCGAAAAATAAGGAGCTAAATCCTTCTGATAATCAGTGACCGACTGACGACTATTTAGAAACAGGTCGACATCGATAGCCGACACTTTCTGATTTGCCTGATAATAGAGCATATCGGCCGATTCGAGGTTTTTAAATTCAATGGTGTAGCCGCTGTGTGTTGCATCACTTTCGAATGCTTCTCCTTTTTCGGTGGCCTTTACCTTACCAAAATCATCGCCGAGGTTAATACCTCGCCAATGGCTACTGGTTGTGAGGCCAAGATCGGCCAAACGACCTGTTGTTACGACATCTATTGCCGTTTCGGTAACGGAGGAAGTAACAGTAGTAGAATCACCTTCCTGACTGTCAGTTTTTTGCCGATTTTGGCAGTTATCGAAAGAAAATAGTAGAACGAAAGAGACAACGACAGTAAAATATTTATTCATGCTATTGAGATTGATTTCACAAAGTTAGCGCATTGGCTCAACATGTTGAAGGCTGTCTTTTCAGAGGTGATTTTATCCTGTTGGACCGAGTCTGACTGAAACAGTATTATATCAATTTTATATTTTACTAATCCGGGCAATCGACCCAAAAATCGAACTCAAAAACTTAAAATGGGTTCTTATCAGTATCCCTGATTTTAATAAATACTTATCGTTATGCCTTTTTCTTTGTTTGGTGCAGATAAAATCCCATTTGACAGCATACATAATCTAGAAAAAAATATACCGAATATAATCGTATGGGCAGTGCCGGTCATGTTGCTCTTTACGGCTATTGAAATGGCGGTCACCTATTACCAGGAACGAGATTTTTACGAAAAGAAAGAAACCATCGGCTCCATTCTGGTCGGTCTTGGCAATTTAGTTGTTAGTGCAGCCCTCAAGTTGGGGCTGTTGTATTTGTGTATCTGGGTTTACAACCTGTTGCCGTGGCGTATGGAGTTGCAATGGTGGACTCTTCTTCCCTGCTACATCATCTATGATTTTTTCAGCTATTGGGCTCATCGCGTTTCGCATGAGCAACGATTCTGGTGGGCTACCCATGTGGTTCATCATTCCAGTGAGCATTATAATCTGACGGTTTCCTACCGGTTGAGCTGGATTCAGCACCTGAAAATTATCTTCTTTTTACCAGTCGCGTTCATGGGATTTCATCCTGTTATTTTCTTTGTCACGAACCAGCTTGCTGTCTTGTTTCAGTTT
This window harbors:
- a CDS encoding sterol desaturase family protein produces the protein MPFSLFGADKIPFDSIHNLEKNIPNIIVWAVPVMLLFTAIEMAVTYYQERDFYEKKETIGSILVGLGNLVVSAALKLGLLYLCIWVYNLLPWRMELQWWTLLPCYIIYDFFSYWAHRVSHEQRFWWATHVVHHSSEHYNLTVSYRLSWIQHLKIIFFLPVAFMGFHPVIFFVTNQLAVLFQFWVHTEYIRRMPAWVEYIFATPSNHRVHHGSQEKYIDKNFGATFIFWDRIFGTFQPEEEPVIYGITTNIPNKANPFFINFHELTDMVNDVRNARGLRKKLFYIFGSPVKIAEEKKRLTEQELAEERMVA